GAAGAAGATGATGGAAACAGATAATAGTTACCTTTTCTGGGCAATCGGAGACTATTCCCATTTTCCAGGCAGCCAGATAGATTCAAATTTAGATTATTATGAGAAGACCTTCGGAACTAAAATAGCCCATCCCCAATGGTGGAAATTGGAAGAGGACCAGTGGGAGAGCTGCCGAAAGGTCCTGCCCAGCAGAGATTTCACCTGGGAGGATAAAGATTTCTGGCAATCCAGGGTTCAGGAGATAGATGAGCTTCTGAAAAATTCCTTATCCAAAGAAGCCTTTGACCACGTCGCCCAGAGGTATAGATTTGATTGGAGATGATTTTGGAGTGCATCATCCGTGTCAATGCGTGCATCCCGCCTGCGGTGGGATGCACGCCATATTTCCGTCGGGTCAGGGGACCCGACGGCCACAAAGTGAATTTCTTGAAACTCCCTTGGTCAAACAACAAGGCTTTTCTTACATCAATTTTTTAAATTCCTCAAGGGTTAAACCAGCTTGGCGAATTATAGCCCTTAAAGTCCCTTTTGCGATTTCCTTATGGTCCGGCACAGTCAATCTTCGATGTGGAGGATTTTCATCTCTGAGGATAATATGACTTCCGGTTTGATGATCTACAGAGTAACCTATCTTCCTCAATTTCTTGCAGAGTTCTCTTCCAGAAATCACGGGTAATTTATTCAAACCTTCACCTCCACAATTTCTTCATCAATCGGGGGAGGGATAGGTTCATTATGTTTTTTCAAGCTCTTGAGATACCCTTTGATGGCATCTTGAATATTCTCTAAGGCTTCCCTGCGAGTCTTTCCCTGAGAAACACATCCAGGCAGAGAAGGGCATTCAGCCACAAATATGCCATCCTCATCCTGTTCAATCAAAATCCTGTAACGCACGATTCAACACCTCCTCTGTCTCTTGTCTTTAAATTCAATAAAGATATATACAAAGATTTTTTCTGGGTCAAGACTCTTTTTGTCAAGTAGTTCTAAATACAAGCCTGACATACAATCTTTTTATCCTTAATAATACGACAGCGTCCCTTCTTTTCTCGATCTATCAAATCCCAGTTTGAAAGAGATGATCCCCAAGGGAATAGTCACCAAAGCGAAAATCACCAAGATTAGTATTTGACCCTTGACTTGCGAGATAGAATAATGATTGGTCAAAGTCTGCCTTAAAGCGATCAGGGCATGAGTATTTGGCAAGATCAAAGCCAAGGATTTTAAAAACTTGGGTAAAACCTCAATCGGGTAATAGACTCCGGATAAAAAGGCGGAAAGCATAGTTACAAACCAGCTCACCGGATCACCTTGCTTGGTGACCATAATCACACCAGCAGAAATCATCCCTATTCCGCCCAGGCTGATAATCGATAAGAAAAATATGATGAAGGCCGAGAGATAATTGACGTTCAAGCTGACTTTGAAGACCAGTATAGCCGCAGCCAAAATCACCACGATATTTATCAGGGTGAAGATGAAAGTCCATACGGTGGAATAAACTAAGATCTGGTATAAAGGGGTCCTGGACATAAGCAGAGACTCCAAAGTCCCCATAAGCTGTTCATTTCTGATAGTGGAAGAAAATGAATTCTGGGAAACTGAGACGAAACTCTGAAATATAACCCCGATGATCAAAAAGGACATATAATTCCCACCATATTGGGCCAGATAAGGGTTATTCGCCTGAAACCCGACCAGCTTCGCCAGAAAATAAAAGGAGGCAGTTGTAACCAGCATTGAGAGAAACTGCAAAACCAAAGCAGTCTTGTAAGAAAACATCGTTATCCAGCCGCGATATATAAAAGCAATTACCCTGTTCATTATCCTTGACCTTGAGTATATTTTATGAAAATCTCCTCTAAAGAAAGCTCACGGGTCTGGATCGATTCAAAGATGAGGTTCCCGGAATTGAAAAACTCGATAAGCTCGTTCAGCTTTCCTGAATCCTGTAACCTCACCTCGACTTCCCTTCTTTCAGGTCTGGTGTTGACCTGACCAAAAACTTTCAGTTTCTCCAGAAATTCGCCAAGAGGAAAGTTTTTTAACCTCACAGTCACCTTTTTGGTAGGAACTTCATTTTTAAGTGAAGACAGGGAACCTTCCTTCGCTAACTTCCCTTCACTCATAATCCCCACCCGGTCACAGAGCCTTTCTGCCTCATATAAGTTATGGGTCACTAAAAGTATGGTTCTCCCCTTACCCTTCAACTCTCCAATCACCTCTCTTATCTTCATAGCAGAGTAAGGGTCTATAGAAGTAGTCGGCTCGTCCAGCAGCAGAACCGGCGGATCAGTTAGAAGGCATCTGGCTAAATCTAATTTCCTTTTCTCGCCGGTAGAGCATTTCATAAACTCT
This DNA window, taken from Candidatus Zixiibacteriota bacterium, encodes the following:
- a CDS encoding type II toxin-antitoxin system HicA family toxin, producing MNKLPVISGRELCKKLRKIGYSVDHQTGSHIILRDENPPHRRLTVPDHKEIAKGTLRAIIRQAGLTLEEFKKLM
- a CDS encoding type II toxin-antitoxin system HicB family antitoxin, with amino-acid sequence MRYRILIEQDEDGIFVAECPSLPGCVSQGKTRREALENIQDAIKGYLKSLKKHNEPIPPPIDEEIVEVKV
- a CDS encoding ABC transporter permease; amino-acid sequence: MNRVIAFIYRGWITMFSYKTALVLQFLSMLVTTASFYFLAKLVGFQANNPYLAQYGGNYMSFLIIGVIFQSFVSVSQNSFSSTIRNEQLMGTLESLLMSRTPLYQILVYSTVWTFIFTLINIVVILAAAILVFKVSLNVNYLSAFIIFFLSIISLGGIGMISAGVIMVTKQGDPVSWFVTMLSAFLSGVYYPIEVLPKFLKSLALILPNTHALIALRQTLTNHYSISQVKGQILILVIFALVTIPLGIISFKLGFDRSRKEGTLSYY
- a CDS encoding ABC transporter ATP-binding protein, producing LIIPTSGTAFINGYNIASQDSEVRESIGLAAGTERSFYYRLSGWQNLWFFGALQKINSNDLKNRIESLLKRLDIFSEKDKEFMKCSTGEKRKLDLARCLLTDPPVLLLDEPTTSIDPYSAMKIREVIGELKGKGRTILLVTHNLYEAERLCDRVGIMSEGKLAKEGSLSSLKNEVPTKKVTVRLKNFPLGEFLEKLKVFGQVNTRPERREVEVRLQDSGKLNELIEFFNSGNLIFESIQTRELSLEEIFIKYTQGQG